ACCATTTGGAACatcattaaagaaacaaaaaataattattctagtAATTCGAAATGTAATGTAACTTCCGATGAGCTTAACAAATTCTTTGTGAATATAGCTGACTCAATTACAAATACACTACAAAAATCTAATGACCCTGTACAATTTGTAGCAAAATATGTACATAACGATTCACCAGTATTTCTCTCACCTGTTACCGAAATAGAGGTCAttgatcttttaaaaagtttaagtgaTAGTTCTGCTCAAGACATCTTTGATTtgagcaataaaatattgaaaaaacttgcAAATGGTTTGGCCCTACCTCTAtctctaataataaacaaatgtttttcatcTGGTATATTTCcacaaaagcttaaaataaggaaagttgttcctatatttaaaaagggtaatATGGATGATTCAGGAAATCATCGACCCATATCAATAATACCGATATTATCCAAGCCCATTGAGCTCTGTCTAAACCAACGTCTCATacctttttttgataaacataatttactttcaccagcgcagtttggctttcgaaaAGGAAGAGTCATTGCTGATGCACTCAGGGTAATGGTAGATTACCTGGTTGATGCATTTGAGGGGGGCAAGACAGTGGGTGCAATTTTCTGCGACCTCTCAAAAGCGTTCGACTGTGTCtcgcataatattttgttgagcAAGTTGGATTTTAATGGTATCTGGGGTATTTGCCTGGAACTTATCCAGTCCTACCTTTGCGAGCGTCAGCAGATGGTGACTTGTGGAGGAAGAACATCCTCCATACTTCCAATAACAGCaggggtgcctcagggatcAATCTTGGGTCCTCTTCTGTTTCTACTTTATGTAAATGAATTACCCGCCCACTTCTCAGAGGTGATGTCTGTACAATATGCGGATGACACAACTCTTCTCAGTCGGCATTAAGATCTGATTTCCCTACAGAATGCAACTAGTGCAACACTTCACAAGTTAAAAGCATGGTTTCCTGACAATAATCTAtgtttaaatctaaataaaacagaggtggttaatttctctttaagggaaagacatcagagaatagacgcgatcaaatttctgggtgtttatctagataataaattatcatggaAGAGCCATATAATAGATCTGGCAAAAAAACTCTCGTCGGTTCTTTTTCTGTTGCGCAGAATTGTTCAATTCGCGCCTCCAGTAGTATGTAGAACGGCGTATATAGGACTTTTTCAATCAATGTTGTCATATGGACTGTTATTTTGAGGTAACTCGGCTTACTGGCAGAGAGCATTTAAGTTGCAAAAATCGGCACTCCATCCACCAATGTCTGATGTTTGCTAGAACACACTCTTTCAGATTTAGCATAGTAAATAGTTGGCACCTATATGACACCAGACATGGGGGAAATCTCTTACTTCCACAACACCGGCTTAGTCTGACCCATAAGGGCTATATGACTAATgccataaaatttttaatgcaatacccAAAACGACAAAACaactacatttaaatagatttaagcaagtaaagaaaaacctgattttggagatctgtccatACTCATTGGACGAATTCTACAATAGTCTTCAACCTAGTCTATTAAGATTTATCGAATATTATACATTCATACCTGtataacaaatgtttcataTATACTTAGTGAGCATTTCTGGTGcgaaccaaaattgtattttgtttttcttcctgTCTAAAATTTTAGATGCCTTTTGATTGTGaacaaaatgtaagttttttgtttgcTATGTTATGTAGGTAAAACTCTGATACATTAATGTCTTCCTTTATTGGCGTTTGACAGTCTATACTTTTTGATAATGCTAAGCTGTTGGATGTATAtgagcaaataaagaagtattattattattattaaacctcTGGCTCCAGGTCGACGTCaagaaatttaacattttttccagTGCCCTCTGTATCCCTAACACGATAAGAAAAAGTCGTTTCCTGAGTTTTggagaaatttagaaaaagtttATTGCAAGAGAACCATTGCTCAGCCCTCGATAATGCCTCCCTCCTCATACCCTCAGTCTCTGCGCTACTTCCAGCAGAGCAGGCAATTGTGGTATCATCAGCGAAAAGGACAAAGTGCAATCCAGGGGCGGTCCAGGTTACGTCATTGATATAAATCAGAAACAACATTGGTCCTTGGACCGATCCCTGTGGCACCCCAATCGCCTCTCCTCCGAATCAACCCCACCCACACGGATTCTCTGAAACCGTTGACTGAGGTAACTTTTTATGAGAGAGACACTTTTTGTGTCAAAGTAATAATGAGGCAGTTTCTTGATGAGGATGTCATGGGAAACACAATCAAAGGTCTTATTAAGGTCGCAAAAGCCAGCAGCCACAAAATCACTTCTCTCAAAGGaattatagatataatttgaaagATCTAATATTCCCATTGATGTACTCAGGTTTGCTCGGAAGCCAAACTGCCTATCGGTGAAGAGGttgttggatttaaaaaaatgagtaatTCTAATAGCcaagcatttttcaaatatttttgagaacaGAGGCAGTAGAGATATTGGTCTGTAATTGGAGACGTCATCCACTgcaccttttttaaatattggtacaACAGTGGCATGTTTtaggatatttggaaaaatgctattttttaaacattggttAAATTGCCTGGTTAGGGGTGACACCAACAGatcttttaagcttttaataagGTCAACAGTAAAACCAAAAGGATCCttactctttattttttaagttgcaGATGATATCCCTGACTTCTATGAATGTGATTTCAGCAAATTCAAAATTGATATAGATTGCAATCTACTACACCTCTCAGGTCCTTCTTCCTATTGGATTCTCCATGCATTATACTGTGcgtgttataattattatacttaataacattcttattaagaacattgtttgttattgaaGTTGAATGCATTTTCTTCACATGATTAAGATGTCTCTGTGAATTAGCAAAGTCTTCTTCAGAACTAATTGAATTTTGAACAAGCAATGCTTCAGAGTTACACTTCAAAGTTAAGCATATGCCAGTGgtagctattaaaaataatagaggtCCCAAATAACAGGATTCCTGAGTCACTAAGACACTCAGTGCAAAAATCTGACCTCAACGCCTTTTCCATGTCAGTGTACAGTACATcaatttgctattttttatttaaagcattatgAACAAATTGtcaaaaggtaataaaatttgtcattttGGATCTATTTGGTAGGAATCCATGTTGCTATGCAGATATATTGTACTTGATTTGATCATagagtctattaaacaaagctATTTCAAAAACCTTGGATACAACGTTAAGAATTGTAACAGATCCGTAGTTTGATTCTTCATTTTTAGTACTAGAATTAGAATTACCTTACTTATAATCCAGGTTGTGATgtgaaaattaaagatataacAAAAGAgtctcaaaaaaatattattacagcCTACAGGATATATATTTATCCTAGTAATCCATCAGGGCCCACATCTTTATTgccctttaattttttaacagtaacatttatttaattttcgtcAAAAGTCCAGttacagaaataatttttggatgaaaatttttgttgctcTATGGGAATATTACTAAGAAAGCAAATAGTTCTGTAATAAGAACCAAAGTAAAGAGCAAATTGATTTGTAATGTTTTTAGTTGCGATGTAAGTATCATAGTAATTCAAACCCTTCCAAAGTTGTTTGCCACTTTCACacaatgttttttatgtataaatcaCATGCTCTAATAACTAACTAAAAGTTTACATCTAAATTTTCCAAAGAAACATTGTACACATATATTTCTATGATATTAACCTTAACCTCCCTCTCTGTTCTTTATTCCAGTAACTTAATCTGTGAGTCTGTAAAGTCTTTAATAAAccaatattgtaattttatattatccCTTACAGTACCGAGATAAAAACATTGAGTTtggggtttatatttattttacgccgATAAAGTTGGGTCAAAAGGtacggaaaattatttttttaaatattcgaaaGGGTTAAGGGAGGGATTTAGGGAGTACACAATTGTGTGTCTAGGGAGCCAACATTAGAGAAGCACAATTGTGAAACAacatttattactttgtatggaatgaaataaaacagtttttatctttggttaaacaatgaaaaacattacattttaggcaacgCATTCTGAACCGACTTTTGCACCCTTCTAACCTGCATTTAACTGGGTTCTTCATTCTTTGGCCAGTGTTCAAAACCATCAAAGCGTTTGTCTGCACAGGGCAAACTGGAAGgcattcttctcttttttatttcatttccttCAACGCCAGTCTCttcctctatattttcttgGCAATCTGTTTTCTCCAATACACGCTTCTTAGTACCGGCAATCCGATATTCCCCAAGATTAAGTCtaaattccaaaagatccaTAATATCTTTACTTCGAAGGTTTTGACTATAACAATCCCTTCGATACTCCATCCAGCTGTTTACTATTGCTAAGTCGAACAAATGTAGGATGGCTTTAAGAGTCCATTTCCGGGTTCGAAAGAAAGATCGATAGTATTCATTATATCATTTAGTCGCAAACATCTACACCACCCATGTTTtcgttgtatgatttaacaacaGCTGGGCATGCTATGcctgaacgtttttttttctgttttattccatttttgcaCCTCAGTTTCCGGCTGTCTTCCAAAAGCTGTGGATAtcattaaaacagatttattatctttccaTTTTGTAATGCAAAGTTTATTATCGATTCTAACAACTTCTTCTGACTCTCCCCTATTCattaaactgtcttttttaaaatcaaaccctTTCACTCTGTTGGACATAATTGTAGCAGTTGCATCTATATTCAAACTCGTCAATTTGTTCATCAAAGCAATAGTTGAAAAGTATCTGTCAAAAAATACAGGTAACTATTTTGAGGTAATGTTTCTGCTAGACCCAATATTATTGAGGGTCCCAAGCCTAAATCCCTATCTTTTAGTGGGGTAGTATTGCCCTGGTAGATTTCAAAATCCAATACCAGTCCGTCGGATTTGGAAAGAACGAAATTCTTCAGTCCCACTGatcttagtttatttttaacaaattgtcgAACTGGACATTTCCCAAAAAAGGAATCATTTGTTCGTCAATAGAAAAAgctgtcttttcttttctttcaatggCTTTACATCTATTGCGAACCAAATCAATTACCGGCTGTATTCTCCACAATCTATTCTTGTTCCTCTTCTGATACGCTAAGATTGTCAACGACATGTAAATTTACACATATCATGTAAAACCTTTGTCGGGTCATGACCCCATCAATTAATGGGAACTTATATTTTCCATTCCAATACATAATGTATCCTTGGAAGATGCATACATCTCATCAAAGCATTCATtccgaaaaatttctttatttcttgagaggtaaagttattttcttttgcattttattgCAAGGAATACTGGGAAGTGAAATTTGCGGctgactcaaaaaaatcatcatccaaatatttagcaaaatattcgtTTGGAGTTTTTACGATGAATGGAGTATAGTCCTCTTTTACAGGAAAATCCTTGCTTCTAAAGTTTCCATGCTTCTACTGGAGAGTCTGGAAATGTATGAGGGGTAAATCATCTTCTGAATCTGAAGAGCTATCAGCTTCATTTGGTGCTACAATTGGGATCTTTTCGTGAATTTCAAACTCATCTTCTTCATCCTCGGACTCTAAATCCGACTCAACTTCGTTTAGAAGTTGGAACAATGCCTCCTTGTCATCCCTTAAATggtccaaatcaataatttttcttacttcTTTCTGTAACGAAGAATTTATTGTatccaacttaattaaaaccaaaccacgTTAACTCCCATGGCTCACAATTGTGatatacataacaaaaccattcttggaatcaacaattttaaagataatttcaatctctaaaaacaatacacttaattgaagtttattatacctatttaatattaagcagttcttttttcccctaaattctataaataaataataacttacctgcacgagccattgttgaaaataatctgAAACTTTTCAGGTTATGACAAGAATGCACTCCCggcaaaataaacgatttgcgcGTGCACACCTATAAAATGCACTATTCACAATCATGTCGCACGGTTCTCCAcccagattaaacattttttgatcctTATAACACTAGTAAATAAGGAAGTCACAATTGTGACATCGGGTAGCGTAAGGGTTATACAGCAgcagataaaatattaaaataaaagaagaatgtatcaatattatgattattaaaatattaattaaaaattgattcaCGATATGTATATGTTTATAGGTTCCTGAAAATTACATTTCGAAAGAACTCTTTGACAGTATAAGCGTTTACATTATCACCAAACCTGAGCTCCAAAGGAGTACTATTACAGTGTAAGTATACCACCATTTTTATTGTgcaatttcttaaatatattggTTTATTGTAGAACCCTTGAAAACTATAAGGTACTGGGCTTTCCTATAAGGATAGATAACAAAAACTACAAACGCAATGCCTTTCACTTCAACTTATGCTTTGTTTGTGATAGTGATGCTAGGACCGTTCAATACGAGCATGTCGTTACCAAATTTTCAGAGTACCTTATGGCAATGGAAATAGAAAGCAGGTTTTTATCTACTGGGAATTCTAATCAGAAACTGGCACCTATTTTGAGGCAGGTTTTGGACGACCTTAATACAAAAGGTAAATATTGGAAACTGTCATTTTAGTAAGCAAAACTTCCATAGacttcaagttaaaaaaaaatcaaaacttccAACTAAATCTAAACTTCTATTATCTTATTTGAAGGTGAATGTGCACTCACAGAGGGTCCCATAGCTACTCATCTAAAAGTGTGCCAAATTAGAAGTGATCCTATTCCAGTTTTAGACCATCAGGTTCcagtttttattaaacaattacCATCTCACCAATCAGATTTGACTACACAGCAAGTTACTCCGTACATTGATGGTTTTAACCATATAGGTTAGCTACTACCAAGCTAAATCTGCTATAATAAAAcctaacacattttttaaaatttatagcaaGGATAGCGGCTTTATCAACAGTAGACAACAATCTAGTTAAGGCTTGTGTGCAAAATCTAGCATATTATGGTGTAGTAGCGTTGGTGCCCCTGTTCCAATATGGTAATGTTTATTGTTCTACTCCAAAATTGAGGACGTTAGCACATGATTTAGAGTTGCAGGTATATAGTTCAACGTTTATCTATTTTCTTTGGTCTGAGCGGATAGTCCGGATGTTTTAAGAATCTTTGGCTACTGTACACTTAATATGTAccaatattttgtataaaagaTACTCCAAGGTatctataaaacaaattaaaaaaaagtatattacttttttcgttggaaataaatttttaattagttaccTATTTTGTTGGGTATAACGTCACTATTTGGAACTAGAGATCATAGGTGTACTCCTTAAAGTCACGGACGATATTCTGGAAGATGATCATGATCGTAATTTGTGCTACTTTTGTTAGGTTATTAAGAGATACTTTTAACAATTCTGCAATACTTGGGGCGCAATACTGCAAGCGTTGATACTTGTCTTTCAATGAGGAGTTATCATTCCGAGGCGGCTACAGTCAAGCTTAGTGGACACGAATttagtaaaatgaatattcctAACGGAGTTCCACAAAGGTTAATCCTTGGACATCTCTTTGTCATCTTTTATCAAAGGAAATCTTAGAAGCTAACAATAAGATTAACGATGATATCAAACTTTTAATTAGTGCTTCTGAAAAACATTTCTTAGAGCTAAGTCCAAAGAAATGTTATGTCCTCTTATTCGGGAGTAGTTCTAGGCAACAGTATTTAAATCAGCTTAACATAACACTCTGGTGGGCACAAAAAAAGTTGAACATTTCAATAGTGCTAGGAAACTGGGGTTGAGATTCTCATCGCAGATAAGTAACTGCATAAAGGTATAGTTTCGCTTGCGCCGGCAGTTACTGCCCACGGCTGTGGCCAAGTGGTTTCGTTTTTAGCCTTCGCCTAGAGGTTCGACAGTGTGgtgtcatttttaataaaaacatggaGAAAAAGCGAATTGCTGCTATACTTATCATGGAGgatgagaaaaaaaatacttattatcaatgaaaaaacgtcaaaaagttGATGCAATGTTTAAAACTTGACTTAACGAGGGTTATCACAACCTTTTGATAACGTTATATACCGcgtggcgcatcgaaaacgaaacagagccagTTATGGGCAGtccattaactttaaaaaaaaacgctcggacccgtcgattttattttcaaaggggacacttaataatcacaaaatcactttcccacctacaaccccctaagcgggggtggcactacccctaaaatcttaaatgggaagggtcttttaattctctttacaagggtacttggtttgatgcaatttaagtaagtactttttaacatttttgcatttaaaccttaaaaggtaattttcaacatttttactttatcatagactactaaaggtacttttaagaaaaacaatgccaggcagtaggacaaaaccatcaagtattattaaattatgagacaaaaaatgagatagctctatcatattacagaatattttgaccttaagtcttgacatttaaaaaattatcgcaaaaatacattttaaaagaatttgcttaagtgttagcttataataaatgttcaaaatggccacTTCCATTCtccatacaataaaaaagattttgctcAAAGCGTTGTCGCACGTTCTGCAATACTTCAGCCGTGATTTGAAGACACTCATTTACAATTCTGCCTTGTAAATCTTCTAACGAAGTGAGTTCAGTctcataaactttgctttttaagtgaccccaaagaaaaaagtctagaggtgataAATCCGGCGATcgtggaggccattcaatagcacctcttcttccaatccatcgtCCTGGAAACGTCGGATCCAAATATTCTCGCACGAATAACGTATAATGTGGTggggcaccatcctgctgaaacatcAATCTATCCTCATCGTCTCTGTCATTTTGAGTTTCAATTATAGCTGTCAATGCTGAATCAATGGCCTGTTGTAATAGctctaagtacatttcaccTGTCAGATTtccaggtaaaaaaaatggaccaacTAAATTATCACCAAAAATACCAGCCCAGACATTTAACTTTTGTGGGTATTGGGTGTGTACCTCACGATACACTCTAGGATTATTGTCggaccaatatcggcagttatgacgattgacCAAGACATTCAGGAAAAAAGAGCTTTCATCAGAGAAAcacgtaataaataaaaaatttgggtCATTAATAATTCGTTCACTCATAATTTCACTAAATTGAGATCGCCGATCGAAATCATCTTCATTCAGCTCTTGCACAAGATGTATTTTATACGGATGAAACTTATGAGCTTTTAGAGTTCTTTGGATACTACGTCGACTAATACCTGTGACAGTTTCCAATTGACGGGTACTTAATGTAGGATCTAGATTAATATGCCCTAGTACAGTCACTTTCATACCTTCATTCCTTACGGGATTTTCAATATTGCGTTTGCGATTCGCCACTGATCCAGTTTCTCGAAATTTGGAAACAAGCTCCAATACATACTTTCGCTGCACCTTGCTGTTTTCATGTCGCTCATTAAATAATTCCGCCGTTCTATTAGCACAttgattatttccaaaaaataattcaattatttcaactctttctgcCGTTGTAtgcacaatttttatttttaaaaataggtattacctaaaaaaaaaagtcccGCACTATAAATCACCTTTTTAACAGCGTACTACATTTAGAATAAATTgagaataattcaatttttagttttggtcaacaagaaaattttacaaatatttgtaaaatattttggctGACCCGTTCTCTAGTGCAACCGTATTACTCTAATGATATTTATTACCTgtcgtaaataaattaatattaataccaaCGTGGTCTGTGATTGAGATAGTGAActaaagcaaattctttttaaatgtatttttgcgataattttttaaatgtctagacttaaggtcaaaatattctgtaatatgatagaGCATCTCATTTCTTGTCTCATAATTTCataatacttgatggttttgtcctactgcctggcattgtttttcttaaaagtacctttagtagtctatgataaagtaaaaatattgaaaattaccttttaaatggtttaaatgcaaacattttaaaaagtacgtacttaaattgcgtcaaaccaagtacccttgtaaagagaattaaaagacctttccaatgaggtatcactcgaccccccttcccatttaagattttaggggtagtgccacccccgcttagggggttgtaggtgggaaagtgattttgtgattattaagtgtcccccttgaaaataaaatcgacgggtccgagcgttttttttaaaagttaacgGACTGCCCATAActggctctgtttcgttttcgatgcgccacccggtatatttaacgatgtatttttgtttcatttagaTCTGGCCATTCGAAATATAAAAAGCCAATCCTGAATTGTGTAGACTGGGAgaaattttttagctttttctgTAGAGCTATGCATCAAATCGGCCTCCATATATGAGTGCCCACCCTCTAAAAATTTGTGCTCTATTACCTTAAGATGGGTAACTTGCACTGTATAAAGTAAAAGGGCAGCAATGTGTTTATTACGATTTTGGCCCGGGCAAGTATCAGaccataaaaaatatcttatatgCTCAGGCAAGTTTTGTAGGTAACGAAAAAGAGTTGTTCCTATTTCGGAACTTCCTCGTTTTCCATTCAATTCCGTCCAGCGAAAACAATAGGCGTCATTAGGCGGGGCACTCTCatatacagtgaggacgcggaagttggaacaaattcatttaaaattcagggaggtatttttgtcttttaaattcGTCCATTTTCCAGAAGTTTGAACATAACATCCGCCTATC
The genomic region above belongs to Anthonomus grandis grandis chromosome 6, icAntGran1.3, whole genome shotgun sequence and contains:
- the LOC126737012 gene encoding GATOR complex protein NPRL2 isoform X2, which translates into the protein MNLDFQKKSYHKRFPKDGIIRCIFFCEFHHTAGPIISCQVPENYISKELFDSISVYIITKPELQRSTITVTLENYKVLGFPIRIDNKNYKRNAFHFNLCFVCDSDARTVQYEHVVTKFSEYLMAMEIESRFLSTGNSNQKLAPILRQVLDDLNTKGECALTEGPIATHLKVCQIRSDPIPVLDHQVPVFIKQLPSHQSDLTTQQVTPYIDGFNHIARIAALSTVDNNLVKACVQNLAYYGVVALVPLFQYGNVYCSTPKLRTLAHDLELQKRCLNYVCRSHRQPPNLRDVFRMFSAMSRGTTIRDLCSRYNMANLRINERKLVQFGVLEGLITRIQKYPIFVGEPSDLEKSFTGSCSVDEICCATGVTAHQLEDRLERDNNVVLLCK